In the genome of Pseudoglutamicibacter cumminsii, one region contains:
- a CDS encoding alpha/beta fold hydrolase, with protein sequence MSIPVLFLHGLGETPQAWNGVINEFESIDALTPTVFDQPSGTPWSLHERTDELAASLNDPVDVVGLSLGAVMGLDLAIRHPRMVRSLFLSAPQARPPKALMCIQSVLMRVLPERLVCPPQISKQQLLEILRQISAIDFEPELGNIAVPTTIACGSKDRANLPAARTISQQIPHARLIVVPDAGHQWHQSMPTQFAHELKAHWNSI encoded by the coding sequence ATGAGCATTCCGGTGCTTTTCCTCCACGGACTTGGTGAGACCCCGCAAGCCTGGAATGGCGTCATCAACGAGTTCGAGAGCATTGACGCGCTCACGCCCACTGTTTTCGATCAGCCATCAGGAACGCCATGGTCGTTACATGAGCGCACGGACGAACTCGCCGCATCACTGAATGATCCAGTCGACGTGGTTGGGCTATCTCTTGGTGCGGTGATGGGTCTTGATCTGGCAATTCGGCACCCGCGCATGGTTCGGTCGCTGTTTCTTTCAGCTCCGCAGGCGCGCCCTCCTAAAGCATTGATGTGCATTCAAAGCGTTCTCATGCGAGTCTTGCCTGAGCGTCTCGTGTGCCCACCACAGATTTCCAAGCAACAGTTGCTGGAAATCCTGCGTCAAATATCAGCCATTGATTTTGAGCCAGAGCTTGGAAATATCGCGGTTCCAACGACGATTGCGTGCGGCTCGAAAGACCGTGCGAATCTTCCTGCCGCCCGCACCATCAGCCAACAGATCCCACATGCCCGCCTCATCGTTGTGCCAGACGCGGGTCATCAGTGGCATCAATCAATGCCCACGCAATTCGCTCACGAACTAAAAGCCCACTGGAACAGTATCTAA
- a CDS encoding HK97-gp10 family putative phage morphogenesis protein, which yields MARVQIRLPNAFIDSLDAASRVLETSADEVLEAGAAVVEPRMRANLTGAIGRATKNPSRSTGQLLAALGTTSVKVNSRGDHNIKVGFAENRRDGRANALIANVLEHGRSNQPARPFLAPTRSQTRRGAIEAMKTALTARIEQVKP from the coding sequence GTGGCTAGAGTGCAGATTCGCCTTCCCAACGCGTTCATTGATTCCCTCGACGCTGCCAGCCGCGTGCTGGAAACATCTGCGGATGAAGTGCTCGAGGCAGGAGCAGCAGTGGTTGAGCCGCGCATGCGAGCCAACCTCACCGGCGCGATCGGACGCGCCACCAAGAATCCCTCGCGTTCAACCGGGCAACTACTTGCTGCACTTGGTACGACCTCGGTGAAAGTAAACAGCCGAGGCGATCACAACATTAAGGTTGGCTTCGCTGAGAACCGCCGCGACGGCAGAGCGAATGCGTTGATCGCCAACGTCCTCGAACACGGCCGATCCAACCAACCTGCGCGCCCGTTTCTTGCACCCACACGGTCGCAAACAAGGCGGGGTGCGATCGAGGCTATGAAAACGGCGTTGACGGCGCGGATTGAGCAGGTCAAACCATGA
- a CDS encoding terminase large subunit, which produces MRTLDTYTPTRFMADGSRYDKRKADYAVAFIQALKHTKGRWSGQPFQLIDWQEQIIRDLFGTVKEDGYRQFTTAYVEIPKKMGKSELAAAVALLLTCGDGEERAEVYGCAADRQQASIVFEVAADMIRMSPALSKRVKILASQKRIIYKPTNSFYQVLSAEAYSKHGFNISGVVFDELHTQPGRALFDVMTKGSGDARTQPLYFLITTAGTDTHSICYEQHEKAEDILAGKKHDPTFYPVIYGAEREDDWTDEDVWHKANPSLGITVPIEKVRQACTSAKQNPAEENTFRQLRLNQWVKQSVRWMPMHVWNANNAPVDLSDLEGRVCYGGLDLASTTDITAFVLVFPPETGDEAYVIAPWFWIPQDNLKLRVARDHVPYDLWQQQGYLETTEGNVVHYGAIEAFIEQLGERFDIREIAFDRWGAVHMSQNLEALGFTVVPFGQGFKDMSPPSKELMKLALEGKLAHGGHPVLSWMVDNIHIRTDPAGNIKPDKQKSTEKIDGVVATIMALDRAIRTGSGHVSGSVYDERGLFVI; this is translated from the coding sequence ATGCGCACTCTCGACACCTACACGCCAACCCGATTCATGGCCGACGGCTCACGCTACGATAAGCGTAAAGCCGACTACGCGGTCGCGTTCATCCAAGCCTTAAAGCACACCAAAGGCCGCTGGTCAGGACAGCCCTTCCAGCTCATCGACTGGCAAGAGCAAATCATCCGCGACCTGTTCGGCACTGTCAAAGAAGACGGCTACCGCCAATTCACCACCGCCTACGTCGAGATACCCAAAAAGATGGGCAAAAGTGAGCTCGCCGCCGCAGTCGCGCTACTACTCACCTGCGGGGATGGTGAAGAACGCGCCGAAGTGTATGGGTGCGCGGCAGATCGCCAGCAAGCCTCGATCGTGTTTGAGGTCGCAGCGGACATGATCCGCATGAGTCCAGCCCTGTCCAAACGCGTCAAGATTCTTGCCTCGCAGAAGCGGATTATTTACAAGCCCACCAACTCCTTCTACCAAGTCCTCTCAGCGGAGGCATACAGCAAGCATGGGTTCAACATCTCCGGGGTCGTTTTCGACGAGCTGCATACCCAACCGGGCCGTGCCTTGTTCGACGTGATGACGAAAGGCTCAGGTGATGCTCGCACCCAGCCGTTGTACTTCCTCATTACGACAGCGGGTACCGACACGCATTCGATTTGTTATGAGCAGCATGAGAAAGCTGAAGACATCCTCGCAGGCAAGAAACATGACCCGACGTTCTATCCAGTGATTTACGGGGCGGAGCGTGAAGACGACTGGACCGACGAGGACGTGTGGCATAAGGCTAATCCGAGCTTAGGAATCACGGTTCCGATCGAGAAAGTCCGCCAAGCCTGCACGAGCGCGAAGCAGAACCCGGCTGAAGAAAACACATTCCGCCAACTTCGCCTCAACCAATGGGTCAAACAAAGCGTGCGGTGGATGCCCATGCACGTCTGGAACGCTAACAACGCACCCGTCGATCTTTCTGATCTGGAGGGGCGGGTGTGTTACGGCGGGCTGGATCTTGCGTCGACGACGGATATCACGGCGTTCGTGCTCGTCTTCCCACCCGAAACAGGTGATGAAGCGTATGTGATTGCGCCATGGTTCTGGATACCGCAAGACAACCTCAAACTCCGAGTAGCCCGTGACCACGTGCCCTACGACCTGTGGCAGCAACAAGGCTACCTAGAGACGACTGAGGGCAACGTCGTCCACTACGGAGCGATCGAAGCCTTCATTGAACAGCTAGGTGAACGGTTTGATATTCGTGAGATTGCGTTCGACCGGTGGGGTGCTGTGCACATGAGCCAAAACCTAGAAGCCTTAGGTTTCACCGTCGTTCCGTTCGGGCAGGGGTTTAAGGATATGAGCCCGCCGTCGAAGGAGCTGATGAAGCTCGCACTCGAGGGCAAGCTCGCCCACGGCGGGCACCCGGTTCTGTCGTGGATGGTCGACAACATTCACATTCGCACCGACCCAGCGGGCAACATCAAGCCAGATAAGCAAAAGAGCACCGAGAAGATCGACGGCGTGGTCGCCACGATCATGGCCCTCGACCGCGCTATCCGAACCGGCAGCGGGCACGTCAGCGGCAGTGTTTATGACGAACGCGGATTATTCGTTATTTAG
- a CDS encoding head-tail connector protein, whose protein sequence is MTTTELIDQVKANLLITFDDDDKLLVALVNAATSYACAYQHLDEGYYETHDMSGATRQGVVMLASHFYESRDGSTAGFWADKPDAARAVWNAVNNLLRLDREWKV, encoded by the coding sequence ATGACCACAACAGAGCTTATCGATCAGGTGAAGGCGAACCTGCTCATCACCTTTGACGATGACGACAAGCTGCTTGTCGCATTGGTGAATGCGGCCACCTCCTACGCCTGCGCCTACCAACACCTTGATGAGGGCTACTACGAGACCCACGACATGTCTGGGGCGACCCGGCAGGGCGTTGTCATGCTCGCCTCCCATTTCTATGAGTCGCGTGATGGTTCCACAGCAGGGTTCTGGGCAGATAAACCCGATGCGGCTCGGGCGGTGTGGAACGCGGTGAACAATCTGCTGCGTCTGGATCGCGAATGGAAAGTCTAA
- a CDS encoding cell division protein translates to MSDLHIEISEMLEAGINIWDVEEALDIARKWNFSLVAGAIEHDVTSYLQLVESWFDGEGVAA, encoded by the coding sequence ATGAGTGATTTGCATATTGAGATCAGCGAGATGCTCGAAGCGGGCATCAATATCTGGGACGTCGAGGAAGCCCTCGACATTGCGCGAAAGTGGAACTTTTCGCTGGTTGCCGGTGCGATCGAACACGACGTAACCAGCTACCTGCAACTGGTCGAGTCTTGGTTTGACGGTGAGGGTGTGGCGGCATGA
- a CDS encoding major tail protein, whose translation MATIGLDKLYYATITENPDTGEETYAKPKPLAKAISAELSVEVAEAILYADDGPSEIVKEFKSGTLTLGIDDLGGEAAAALTGASVDSNGVLISASEDGGSPVAIGFRAARSNGKYQYFWLYRVKFALPTETLATKADSITFSTPSIEGTILRRNKPDTKGRHPWKAEVTEGSTGVKPETITNWYAQVYEPATTSAKPASNS comes from the coding sequence ATGGCAACTATTGGTTTAGACAAGCTCTACTACGCCACGATCACCGAAAACCCCGATACGGGTGAGGAAACCTACGCCAAACCCAAACCGCTGGCCAAAGCTATCTCCGCTGAACTCTCCGTCGAGGTGGCTGAAGCGATCCTGTATGCCGATGACGGCCCTTCCGAGATCGTCAAGGAATTCAAATCCGGAACCCTCACTTTGGGGATTGATGATCTGGGTGGTGAAGCAGCCGCCGCCTTGACTGGCGCGAGCGTGGATTCTAACGGGGTGCTCATCTCAGCCTCCGAGGACGGTGGGTCTCCAGTGGCGATAGGTTTCCGAGCCGCACGAAGCAATGGGAAGTATCAGTATTTCTGGCTGTACCGTGTCAAGTTCGCCCTGCCAACAGAAACGCTGGCCACCAAGGCTGACTCGATCACGTTCTCCACCCCGAGCATTGAGGGCACGATTCTGCGCCGCAACAAGCCGGATACAAAGGGGCGTCATCCGTGGAAGGCCGAAGTCACCGAAGGCAGCACCGGGGTCAAGCCCGAGACGATCACGAACTGGTATGCGCAAGTCTATGAACCCGCCACCACCAGCGCGAAACCCGCATCCAACAGCTAG
- a CDS encoding phage major capsid protein, with the protein MSTSLSVSDLRTKRADVWEKAKAFLDERRDATSGCLSAEDDQAYAKMEAEIDCLTNEIARSERALRRDADLAKATNTPLTSMPGMNPDDEAKPTAPRATASYKRAFWDAMRLNISPMEVRNALSEGVDTEGGYLVPDEFERTLISSLEDQNIMRSLAKVIQTTSGDRKIPVVSTHGTAGWLDEGKPYTESDEAFTQVTLSAFKLGTFLKISEELLNDSAFNVEQYLAAEFARRIGAAEEEAFLTGDGKGKPTGIFAATGGGEKALTTGKASDITADELIDLHYGLRGPYRKNAVWLMNDSTVKTIRKLKDGNGQYLWQPALTTGTPDLVLGRPVHTSTFVPEIKAGASTVAFGDLSYYWIADRQGRSFKRLNELFATTGQVGFLASQRLDGKLVLPEAVKLLTQKTGA; encoded by the coding sequence ATGTCTACTTCACTTTCTGTTTCTGACCTTCGTACCAAGCGCGCAGATGTTTGGGAGAAGGCGAAGGCCTTCCTCGATGAGCGCCGCGATGCTACATCGGGCTGCTTGTCGGCTGAAGATGATCAGGCTTACGCGAAGATGGAAGCCGAGATCGATTGTCTCACCAATGAAATCGCCCGTTCCGAACGTGCACTGCGCCGCGACGCCGACCTCGCCAAGGCAACCAACACGCCGCTGACCTCAATGCCAGGCATGAACCCTGATGATGAAGCCAAGCCGACTGCACCTCGAGCAACCGCCTCGTATAAGCGGGCGTTTTGGGATGCGATGCGACTGAACATTTCACCGATGGAAGTACGCAACGCACTGTCCGAGGGCGTCGATACCGAGGGCGGCTATCTGGTGCCTGACGAGTTTGAACGCACGCTGATCTCCTCACTGGAAGATCAGAACATCATGCGCTCCTTGGCGAAGGTCATTCAAACCACCAGCGGGGATCGGAAGATCCCGGTCGTCTCCACGCATGGTACTGCTGGGTGGCTCGATGAAGGCAAGCCATATACAGAGTCAGATGAAGCCTTCACGCAGGTGACGCTGAGCGCGTTTAAGCTCGGCACCTTCCTCAAAATTTCAGAGGAACTCTTGAACGATAGCGCGTTTAATGTCGAGCAGTACCTGGCGGCGGAGTTTGCTCGCCGTATCGGCGCTGCCGAAGAAGAAGCCTTCCTCACCGGGGACGGAAAGGGCAAGCCCACCGGTATTTTCGCAGCCACTGGTGGTGGTGAGAAGGCACTGACTACGGGCAAGGCGAGCGATATTACGGCTGATGAACTCATCGATCTGCACTACGGTTTGCGCGGCCCGTATCGGAAGAACGCGGTATGGCTGATGAACGACTCGACCGTGAAAACCATCCGCAAGCTCAAGGACGGCAACGGCCAGTATCTGTGGCAGCCAGCCCTGACCACAGGAACCCCAGACCTTGTCCTTGGCCGCCCCGTCCACACGAGCACCTTCGTGCCGGAAATCAAGGCTGGTGCGTCCACGGTTGCTTTCGGTGACTTGTCGTATTACTGGATCGCCGACCGCCAGGGCCGCTCCTTCAAGCGTCTCAACGAACTGTTCGCCACCACCGGACAGGTCGGATTCCTAGCCTCGCAGCGACTGGACGGCAAGCTCGTCCTACCCGAAGCAGTCAAGCTGCTAACCCAAAAGACAGGCGCATAA
- a CDS encoding phage portal protein, whose amino-acid sequence MGFLNWLRGDTARSVDDNAISSGYSFFFGATSSGRPVTERSAMQMTAVYSCVRILAEAIAGLPLHVYQQDADGAKVKAFDHPLYRLLHDEPNPEMTSFVFRETLMTHLLLWGNAFAQVIRNGRDEVIGLYPLMPNRMTVGRDEAGRLYYEYQRTWDEPTGRYETITLAARDVLHIPGLGFDGLVGYSPIAMAKNAIGLAQATEDYGASFFANGAAPGGVLEHPGTIKDPARVRESWQATFGGARNGNKIAVLEEGMKYTPISVSPEQAQFLETRKFQINEIARIFRIPPHMIGDLEKSSFSNIEQQSLEFVKYTLDPWVIRFEQAITKTLLSPREKPQIYVKFNLEGLLRGDYESRMNGYAVARQNGWMSANDIRELENLDKIPAEAGGDLYLVNGNMLPLGLAGAYAQTTESEPEPEPAEEPMSESSVRRRI is encoded by the coding sequence ATGGGTTTTCTGAATTGGTTGCGTGGCGACACTGCCCGCTCCGTTGACGATAACGCGATCAGCTCTGGTTATAGCTTTTTCTTTGGGGCGACGTCTTCTGGGCGTCCGGTGACGGAACGCTCGGCGATGCAGATGACTGCGGTGTATTCGTGTGTGCGGATTTTGGCTGAAGCTATCGCGGGCCTGCCGTTGCATGTCTATCAGCAAGACGCTGATGGCGCGAAGGTGAAGGCGTTCGATCATCCGTTGTATCGGTTGCTGCATGATGAGCCGAATCCAGAGATGACGAGCTTCGTGTTCCGCGAAACGTTGATGACCCACCTACTGCTCTGGGGTAATGCGTTTGCTCAGGTGATCCGTAACGGCCGCGACGAGGTCATCGGCCTGTATCCGCTCATGCCCAACCGCATGACCGTCGGACGCGACGAAGCCGGGCGTTTGTATTACGAGTATCAGCGCACATGGGACGAACCAACAGGAAGATACGAGACCATCACGTTGGCCGCGCGCGATGTCCTCCATATTCCCGGCCTGGGCTTTGACGGCCTGGTTGGTTATAGCCCGATTGCGATGGCGAAAAACGCCATCGGCCTCGCCCAAGCAACAGAAGACTACGGCGCATCGTTTTTTGCTAACGGTGCTGCTCCTGGTGGGGTGTTGGAGCATCCGGGCACGATCAAAGACCCCGCCAGAGTTAGGGAGTCCTGGCAGGCAACGTTCGGCGGCGCACGGAACGGCAACAAGATCGCGGTACTGGAAGAGGGCATGAAATACACGCCCATCTCCGTCAGCCCAGAACAAGCTCAATTCCTTGAAACGAGGAAGTTTCAGATCAACGAGATCGCCCGCATTTTCCGTATTCCGCCGCACATGATCGGCGACCTCGAAAAATCCTCGTTTTCCAATATTGAGCAGCAGTCGTTGGAGTTTGTGAAGTACACGCTTGATCCGTGGGTGATCCGCTTCGAACAAGCCATCACCAAAACCCTGCTCAGCCCGCGCGAGAAGCCGCAGATCTATGTGAAGTTCAACCTCGAAGGCTTGCTGCGTGGGGATTACGAATCCCGAATGAATGGGTATGCGGTGGCCCGGCAGAACGGGTGGATGAGCGCCAACGATATCCGCGAACTAGAAAACCTCGACAAGATCCCTGCCGAAGCTGGCGGCGACCTCTACCTAGTCAACGGCAATATGCTCCCGCTCGGTCTCGCAGGGGCATACGCGCAGACAACCGAGTCTGAACCAGAGCCTGAACCGGCTGAGGAACCTATGAGTGAATCTTCTGTAAGGAGGAGGATATGA
- a CDS encoding head-tail adaptor protein translates to MASLGYMTTSIDLIVPVTVRDKAGFTTTRDEVRATVRAQIEVRHASAAWVNRAAYSQADVLFRIRTIPGLSVTTDMEISAPEGRYVIDAVEVIGRYVEILAHQTTPEGEARG, encoded by the coding sequence ATGGCTTCTCTTGGATACATGACCACATCCATCGACCTCATCGTCCCGGTTACGGTGCGTGATAAGGCGGGGTTCACCACCACGCGCGATGAGGTGCGAGCAACGGTGCGGGCGCAGATCGAGGTGCGGCATGCATCGGCTGCGTGGGTGAATCGCGCCGCGTACTCACAGGCTGACGTTCTCTTCCGCATCCGTACCATCCCCGGACTATCCGTGACCACTGATATGGAGATCAGCGCACCAGAGGGCAGGTATGTGATCGACGCCGTCGAGGTGATCGGCAGGTATGTCGAGATTCTTGCCCACCAGACCACGCCCGAAGGAGAGGCCCGTGGCTAG
- a CDS encoding phage tail protein produces the protein MADSSFGLKIGLEGEREFKRAITDINREMRVLGSEMKLVASSFDKNDQSAEALTARNQVLGKEIEAQKAKIETLRAALENSATSFGENDSRTKNWQIQLNNAGAQLNRLEGELKANNDALSDFGNEADGAGDDAKGAAKDAGKLEGAVDDLGVEMDTTSSKTRIFGDVLKANLASEAIIAGVKGIGHAIASIGRGMVGALKEGVEYNARMEQYSTSFTTMLGDQAKAQKLVNDLKAQAAKTPFGMEDLAGNMQTLLSFGMSLEDAKKHLNEIGDISQGDAVKMESLTLAFAQMSSTGKLTGQDLLQMINAGFNPLEEISRKTGKSIGELKEEMAKGAISADMVADAFASATAEGGRFYGAMDAQSKTFSGQLATMQDGIENLKGLLAGGVSEALAGSVLPMVNGWIDELTTAFEEGGTPALIDTLGTVLQEALAFIAEQLPMVVETGMSILTALLEGIIKVLPQVAETAVTLIIALVEAIIETLPSLLEAAIQIIATLVSGIGEALPELVPAAVEMLMALVQGLVDNLPLLLDAALQLITGLTEGLIASIPIIIEALPQIITGIVTFLVGAIPQIIEAGIQLLTALIGALPQIITAIVAALPQIITAIVSGVVGAIPQLIQAGIQLLTALIGALPQIITTIVAALPQIIASIVSAIGGAIPQLVQAGIQLLTALVRNLPQIISTIVAAIPSIISGIVSAVGQGVWQMVEAGKNLVYGLWNGIQGLAGWLWNRVSNWASGIWDSITGFFGIHSPSRKMAWAGQMLVEGLAGSIRTDGNEAVTAATGLARDTMDAFADLEDGLSVPIEAVADLQVPAVDLTPQPIAISRDTSGGADSERVDVASIVDATAKRILGSLDISVTLSDGTLVGKLAPALDKQLARLDRRQTVMAGGY, from the coding sequence ATGGCCGACTCCAGTTTTGGTTTGAAGATTGGGCTTGAGGGTGAGCGTGAGTTCAAGCGCGCGATCACGGATATTAACCGCGAGATGCGTGTGCTCGGCTCGGAGATGAAGCTAGTGGCGTCCTCGTTCGATAAGAACGACCAGTCCGCCGAAGCCCTCACCGCCCGTAACCAAGTGCTGGGCAAAGAAATCGAAGCTCAAAAAGCCAAGATCGAGACCCTACGCGCCGCACTCGAAAACTCCGCCACGAGCTTTGGTGAGAACGATAGTCGGACGAAGAATTGGCAGATCCAGCTCAACAACGCAGGCGCGCAACTCAACCGGCTCGAAGGCGAACTCAAAGCCAACAACGACGCCCTCTCAGATTTCGGGAACGAGGCAGACGGTGCGGGAGATGATGCGAAGGGCGCTGCCAAAGATGCGGGCAAACTCGAGGGCGCGGTCGATGATCTCGGCGTGGAGATGGACACCACCAGCTCCAAGACCCGCATTTTCGGTGACGTGTTGAAAGCCAACCTCGCCTCCGAAGCTATCATCGCCGGAGTCAAAGGAATCGGGCATGCGATCGCCTCGATCGGTCGCGGCATGGTAGGCGCGTTGAAGGAAGGCGTGGAGTACAACGCCCGCATGGAGCAATACTCGACATCCTTTACGACGATGCTGGGTGACCAAGCCAAGGCTCAGAAGCTTGTGAATGATTTGAAGGCCCAGGCGGCGAAGACTCCGTTTGGTATGGAGGACCTCGCGGGCAACATGCAAACCCTCCTGAGCTTCGGGATGAGCCTGGAGGATGCGAAAAAGCACCTCAACGAAATCGGCGACATCTCCCAAGGAGATGCGGTGAAGATGGAATCGCTCACGCTCGCCTTCGCCCAAATGTCCTCGACCGGCAAGCTCACGGGTCAGGACTTGCTGCAGATGATCAACGCCGGATTCAACCCGCTCGAAGAGATCAGCCGCAAGACCGGCAAAAGCATTGGTGAGCTCAAGGAGGAAATGGCCAAGGGAGCTATCTCTGCGGACATGGTTGCGGACGCGTTTGCTTCTGCCACGGCCGAGGGTGGCCGGTTCTATGGGGCGATGGACGCCCAATCCAAGACTTTTAGCGGCCAGCTCGCAACAATGCAGGACGGGATCGAAAACCTCAAAGGCCTCCTCGCAGGCGGAGTCTCTGAGGCGTTGGCGGGTTCGGTGTTGCCGATGGTCAACGGCTGGATCGACGAACTCACGACAGCGTTCGAAGAAGGAGGCACGCCTGCCCTGATTGACACCCTCGGCACCGTGTTACAGGAAGCTCTCGCATTTATTGCTGAGCAGCTACCGATGGTGGTCGAGACCGGCATGAGCATTTTGACCGCGCTCCTTGAAGGCATTATCAAGGTGTTGCCACAAGTAGCAGAAACAGCCGTGACGCTGATCATCGCTTTAGTAGAAGCAATCATCGAAACGTTGCCGTCTTTGTTGGAGGCGGCGATTCAGATCATCGCCACCCTCGTCTCTGGTATCGGCGAAGCACTACCGGAACTGGTTCCTGCGGCGGTGGAGATGCTCATGGCTTTAGTGCAGGGCCTGGTCGATAACCTCCCGTTGCTTCTTGATGCGGCGTTGCAGCTCATCACCGGACTTACCGAAGGACTCATCGCATCAATTCCCATCATCATCGAAGCCCTCCCACAGATCATCACCGGCATAGTGACCTTCCTCGTCGGGGCGATTCCACAAATCATCGAAGCAGGAATCCAACTACTCACCGCCTTGATCGGGGCGCTGCCTCAGATCATCACAGCAATCGTCGCAGCACTCCCACAGATTATTACCGCGATCGTCAGCGGCGTGGTGGGTGCGATCCCACAACTGATCCAAGCAGGCATTCAGTTGTTGACGGCGTTGATTGGGGCGCTACCGCAGATCATCACGACGATCGTCGCCGCGCTCCCGCAGATTATCGCCAGTATTGTATCGGCGATTGGTGGGGCTATCCCGCAACTCGTCCAAGCAGGAATCCAACTCCTCACCGCGTTGGTGCGAAACCTGCCGCAGATCATTTCCACAATCGTCGCAGCAATCCCATCGATTATTTCTGGGATTGTGTCTGCTGTTGGGCAGGGCGTGTGGCAGATGGTGGAGGCGGGTAAGAACCTCGTCTACGGCCTGTGGAATGGCATCCAAGGCTTGGCGGGCTGGTTGTGGAATCGGGTCTCGAACTGGGCAAGCGGAATTTGGGACTCGATCACCGGCTTCTTCGGTATCCACTCACCATCTCGCAAGATGGCGTGGGCAGGACAGATGCTTGTCGAAGGCCTCGCAGGCTCCATCCGCACGGACGGCAACGAAGCCGTCACCGCCGCTACTGGTTTAGCTAGGGACACGATGGACGCCTTCGCCGACCTTGAAGACGGGCTGAGCGTCCCGATCGAGGCGGTTGCGGATCTACAGGTACCTGCCGTTGACCTCACCCCACAACCCATAGCTATCAGTCGCGATACGAGTGGCGGTGCTGATAGTGAGCGTGTGGATGTCGCGAGCATCGTCGATGCAACAGCAAAACGCATCCTCGGGTCTTTGGATATTTCAGTGACGTTGTCGGATGGGACGCTGGTGGGCAAGCTCGCACCCGCTCTCGACAAGCAACTCGCGCGCCTTGATCGGCGGCAGACTGTGATGGCAGGAGGCTACTGA